In Salvelinus namaycush isolate Seneca chromosome 20, SaNama_1.0, whole genome shotgun sequence, the following proteins share a genomic window:
- the LOC120065162 gene encoding RNA polymerase II subunit A C-terminal domain phosphatase SSU72 isoform X2 has product MHHLQRTFSKRGFDVRSFGTGSHVKLPGPAPDKPNVYDFKTTYEQMYNDLVRKDKELYTQNGILHMLDRNKRIKSRPERFQSCKDQFDLVITCEERVYDQVLEDLSSREQETFTPVHVINVDIQDNHEEATLGAFLICELCQCIQHTDDMENEMDELLQEFEDKSNRPFLHTVCFY; this is encoded by the exons ATGCATCACCTACAACGTACTTTCAG CAAGCGAGGCTTTGACGTTCGCTCTTTTGGGACAGGGTCCCATGTGAAGCTACCTGGTCCCGCACCGGACAAGCCCAATGTGTATGACTTCAAAACCACTTATGAACAGATGTACAACGACCTGGTCCGCAAGGACAAGGAGCT ATACACACAGAATGGAATCCTGCACATGCTGGACCGCAACAAGCGGATCAAGTCCCGACCGGAACGCTTCCAGAGCTGTAAGGACCAGTTTGACCTGGTCATCACCTGTGAGGAGAGGGTCTACGACCAAGTGCTAGAGG ACCTGAGCTCTCGGGAGCAGGAGACTTTCACGCCGGTTCATGTCATCAACGTGGACATCCAGGACAACCACGAGGAGGCCACACTGGGGGCTTTCCTCATCTGTGAgctgtgtcagtgt aTCCAGCACACGGATGATATGGAAAACGAGATGGACGAGCTGCTGCAGGAGTTTGAGGACAAGAGCAACAGACCTTTCCTCCACACTGTCTGCTTCTACTGA
- the LOC120065162 gene encoding RNA polymerase II subunit A C-terminal domain phosphatase SSU72 isoform X1 — translation MPSHPLRVAVVCSSNQNRSMEAHNILSKRGFDVRSFGTGSHVKLPGPAPDKPNVYDFKTTYEQMYNDLVRKDKELYTQNGILHMLDRNKRIKSRPERFQSCKDQFDLVITCEERVYDQVLEDLSSREQETFTPVHVINVDIQDNHEEATLGAFLICELCQCIQHTDDMENEMDELLQEFEDKSNRPFLHTVCFY, via the exons ATGCCGAGCCACCCGCTGCGCGTGGCGGTTGTGTGCTCGAGCAACCAGAACCGCAGCATGGAAGCGCACAACATCCTCAG CAAGCGAGGCTTTGACGTTCGCTCTTTTGGGACAGGGTCCCATGTGAAGCTACCTGGTCCCGCACCGGACAAGCCCAATGTGTATGACTTCAAAACCACTTATGAACAGATGTACAACGACCTGGTCCGCAAGGACAAGGAGCT ATACACACAGAATGGAATCCTGCACATGCTGGACCGCAACAAGCGGATCAAGTCCCGACCGGAACGCTTCCAGAGCTGTAAGGACCAGTTTGACCTGGTCATCACCTGTGAGGAGAGGGTCTACGACCAAGTGCTAGAGG ACCTGAGCTCTCGGGAGCAGGAGACTTTCACGCCGGTTCATGTCATCAACGTGGACATCCAGGACAACCACGAGGAGGCCACACTGGGGGCTTTCCTCATCTGTGAgctgtgtcagtgt aTCCAGCACACGGATGATATGGAAAACGAGATGGACGAGCTGCTGCAGGAGTTTGAGGACAAGAGCAACAGACCTTTCCTCCACACTGTCTGCTTCTACTGA